From a single Nicotiana tomentosiformis chromosome 2, ASM39032v3, whole genome shotgun sequence genomic region:
- the LOC104118819 gene encoding lysine-specific demethylase JMJ18-like — MCSRAQSEKKSMKEHPSRQAPKGENNIESSGSPRSRKVSARWNPGEACRPILQDAPVYYPNDEEFKDPLGYIASIRPYAQPYGICRIVPPASWSPPCPLREKNVWEFAKFSTRIQQVDLLQNREPMKKKKPRKRKRRWHSKMGSTRRQPRALGSESNTQSDNSDEKFGFQSGSDFTFEEFQIFAKEFKEFYFGMMDTEDGVCDKSKQDKVWQPSIEEIEGEYWRIIEKPTDEVEVYYGADLETGVFGSGFPQESLSSNASSLNQYAASCWNLNNLPRLPCSVLCFEECNISGVLIPWLYIGMCFSSFCWHVEDHHLYSLNYMHWGEPKIWYGVPGTHASALEDAMRKHLPDLFEEQPDLLHELVTQLSPSVLKSEGVPVYRAVQNPGEFVLTFPRAYHSGFNCGFNCAEAVNLAPVDWLEHGLTAVELYSKQRRKTSLSHDKLLIGAASEAIEALWELSVLKNLNSRNLRWKSFCGKDGMLTKAIKRRIEMEKERLERLVPHVRLQNMDRDFGLKDEQECFSCYYDLHLSAVGCKCSPEQFSCLKHANLMCSCKPEDKIILVRYNMDELNTLVQALEGKLGAIELWASKVSGFRSLNRRQHNFVKLDSEGDGLEMDPSMKNDDLPGSLREQKHNAKKQCRSLHSETHAFWSDQQKHLLCAPENLSKGTKEEAPATNGYHFDLDCNSLSNERGKKTNKTSTSIAIQEINGDLKEPTERDRVILVCDSGSSVSLATEKYLHLFSDDATNSYASNYSSGKKLFGVDLSMCSLRVRQNGILDTDKDSPSSKISEQKLTYHVDPLNFGSIVSGRLWCNKLAIFPKGFRSRVKFFDVLNPVIISCYICEILDGGLLGPLFKVSLEEHPDESFVGSSAQKCWEMVLQRVNKEITTKRNLGMQDLPPLQPEESINGLEMFGLLSPDIVQSIEALDENHQCLEYWNNKLKLKDGCENVKGSSGLWKSINVLEQPLVSRSAAVETGQGSGVKLAADEQQQANSVGSSRNHSSDNELQLVLRRLLSKADPEELKIMHKILCSGSTSPEWRVAFATLTQEIQRNM; from the exons GTGTCAGCAAGATGGAATCCTGGCGAAGCTTGTAGGCCCATCTTACAGGATGCTCCTGTGTACTATCCAAATGATGAG GAGTTCAAAGATCCACTTGGTTATATTGCAAGCATTCGCCCCTACGCGCAGCCATATGGCATATGCAGGATTGTACCACCTGCATCTTGGAGTCCACCCTGCCCACTTAGAGAGAAGAATGTGTGGGAATTTGCTAAGTTCTCGACTCGAATCCAGCAAGTTGATTTACTTCAGAATAGGGAGCCCATGAAAAAGAAAAAACCGAGAAAGAGGAAAAGACGATGGCACTCAAAGATGGGATCAACGAGGAGACAACCAAGAGCTCTAGGTTCTGAATCAAATACCCAATCGGACAATAGTGATGAGAAGTTCGGGTTTCAGTCAGGGTCTGACTTCACATTTGAGGAATTTCAGATATTTGCCAAAGAGTTTAAAGAGTTCTATTTTGGGATGATGGATACTGAAGATGGAGTCTGTGACAAATCTAAACAGGACAAGGTATGGCAACCGTCCATTGAAGAAATTGAAGGTGAGTATTGGCGCATCATTGAGAAGCCAACAGATGAAGTTGAG GTGTACTATGGAGCTGATCTGGAGACTGGAGTATTCGGCAGTGGATTCCCCCAAGAATCTTTATCTTCAAATGCTAGTTCTTTAAATCAGTATGCGGCTTCTTGTTGGAACTTGAACAACTTACCGCGCCTGCCGTGTTCTGTATTGTGCTTTGAGGAGTGCAATATCTCAGGAGTTCTGATCCCGTGGCTGTATATTGGAATGTGCTTCTCATCATTCTGTTGG CACGTTGAGGACCACCATCTCTATTCTCTAAATTATATGCATTGGGGTGAGCCAAAGATTTGGTATGGAGTGCCAGGAACTCATGCTTCAGCCCTGGAGGATGCAATGAGAAAGCATTTGCCAGATCTGTTTGAAGAGCAACCTGATTTGCTTCACGAACTT GTAACTCAGTTGTCTCCTTCAGTTTTGAAGTCAGAGGGTGTACCAGTGTACCGTGCTGTTCAGAACCCAGGGGAGTTTGTGCTCACATTCCCGAGAGCCTATCATTCTGGATTTAACTGTGGGTTCAACTGCGCGGAGGCCGTTAATCTGGCCCCTGTTGATTGGTTAGAGCATGGACTAACCGCAGTGGAGCTCTACAGCAAGCAACGTCGTAAAACTTCACTTTCACATGATAAGTTGCTTATAGGAGCAGCTAGTGAAGCTATCGAGGCATTGTGGGAGCTCTCTGTTCTTAAGAATCTAAACAGTAGAAACTTGAGATGGAAAAGTTTCTGTGGGAAGGATGGGATGCTGACTAAAGCTATTAAG AGAAGAATTGAGATGGAGAAGGAAAGACTGGAGCGACTTGTACCTCATGTCCGACTTCAAAATATGGATAGAGATTTTGGCTTGAAAGATGAGCAGGAATGCTTTTCTTGCTACTATGACTTACACCTCTCTGCAGTTGGTTGCAAGTGTTCCCCGGAGCAGTTTTCATGTCTTAAACATGCAAATCTTATGTGTTCCTGTAAACCAGAGGACAAAATTATCCTTGTTCGTTATAACATGGATGAATTGAACACATTGGTACAAGCattggaggggaaattgggtgcTATTGAACTATGGGCATCCAAGGTTTCTGGTTTTCGTTCTTTAAATAGGAGACAGCATAATTTTGTGAAGCTGGATTCAGAGGGAGATGGACTGGAAATGGATCCCTCGATGAAAAATGATGACTTACCAGGTTCGTTGAGAGAGCAAAAACATAATGCGAAGAAGCAGTGCAGATCGTTGCATAGTGAGACACATGCATTCTGGTCAGATCAGCAGAAGCATCTTTTATGTGCACCTGAAAACTTGTCAAAAGGTACCAAAGAAGAAGCTCCTGCCACTAATGGTTATCACTTTGATCTAGATTGCAATAGCTTGTCCAATGAGCGCGGAAAAAAAACAAATAAGACCTCCACATCCATAGCTATACAAGAGATTAATGGTGATTTAAAAGAACCTACAGAAAGAGACAGAGTTATTTTAGTCTGCGATTCTGGATCCTCAGTTTCTCTTGCTACGGAAAAATATCTCCATTTATTCTCTGATGATGCAACCAACTCTTATGCTTCGAATTACAGTAGTGGCAAGAAGTTATTTGGTGTTGATCTTTCCATGTGCTCACTTCGTGTTCGTCAAAATGGAATACTTGACACTGATAAAGATTCCCCGAGCAGCAAAATTTCTGAACAAAAGCTCACCTACCATGTTGACCCGCTAAATTTTGGGTCAATTGTTTCGGGAAGGCTGTGGTGCAATAAGTTGGCCATATTCCCTAAAG GATTTAGAAGCCGTGTTAAGTTCTTTGATGTGCTCAATCCTGTGATAATTAGCTGCTATATATGTGAGATCCTGGATGGTGGGCTCCTCGGACCCTTATTCAAG GTTAGCTTAGAAGAGCATCCAGATGAGAGTTTTGTCGGCTCTTCAGCTCAAAAATGCTGGGAAATGGTTTTGCAGAGAGTCAATAAAGAAATCACAACAAAAAGAAATCTAGGAATGCAAGATCTTCCACCATTGCAACCTGAAGAAAGTATCAACGGGCTCGAAATGTTTGGGTTACTCTCCCCAGACATAGTTCAG TCCATTGAAGCTCTTGACGAAAACCATCAATGCCTCGAGTACTGGAACAATAAGCTAAAACTCAAGGACGGGTGTGAAAATGTCAAAGGGTCTTCAGGTTTATGGAAGTCTATTAACGTTCTAGAGCAGCCTCTCGTGTCAAGATCTGCTGCAGTGGAAACAGGCCAGGGGTCGGGAGTCAAGTTGGCTGCGGATGAGCAGCAGCAGGCTAATTCAGTAGGAAGTAGCAGAAATCATTCATCTGACAATGAGTTACAGTTAGTACTAAGAAGACTTTTGAGTAAAGCAGATCCCGAAGAACTGAAAATAATGCACAAGATCTTGTGCAGCGGGTCAACAAGCCCCGAGTGGAGAGTCGCATTTGCAACATTGACTCAAGAGATCCAAAGGAACATGTAA
- the LOC104118818 gene encoding probable choline kinase 2 has product MENSASEKKEDVIPEEAKVILKKLASVWDDIVDPNALHVFRLKGAMTNMVYQIKWPSRNPEQQRSRKVLVRIYGKGVDVFFDRQNEIRIFEFMSKQGQGPRLLGRFNNGRIEEFIRARTLSAPDLRDPEVSSLIAAKMREFHELDMPGPKTVILWDRLNNWLDVAKRLASAEEAKDFQLDHLQDEISSLEKSLAGNHLSMGFCHNDLQYGNIMIDEEIKSITFIDYEYAGYNHIAFDIANHFCEMVADYHTETPHIMDFSKYPGLEERKRFLRAYLSSSGGSPSEQELEKLAQEVEKYTLASHLFWGLWGIISHHVNKIDFNYLEYARQRFQPYWSKKPELLGSSGPKKG; this is encoded by the exons ATGGAAAATTCAGCATCAGAGAAGAAGGAAGACGTAATTCCTGAAGAGGCAAAGGTGATATTAAAGAAATTGGCATCAGTATGGGACGATATAGTGGATCCAAATGCATTACATGTGTTTCGATTAAAGGGTGCAATGACTAACATGGTGTATCAAATCAAATGGCCGAGTAGGAATCCAGAACAGCAGCGATCTAGGAAAGTTTTGGTGAGGATCTATGGGAAAGGTGTGGATGTGTTCTTTGATAGACAGaatgaaattaggatttttgaaTTCATGTCTAAGCAAGGTCAAGGACCTCGTTTGCTTGGTCGATTTAACAATGGTCGTATTGAGGAGTTCATTCGAGCTCGG ACACTATCAGCTCCTGATCTGCGTGATCCAGAGGTATCTTCCTTGATTGCTGCCAAAATGAGAGAATTTCATGAGCTTGATATGCCTGGTCCTAAGACTGTCATCCTCTGGGATAGACTGAA CAATTGGCTTGATGTGGCCAAACGTCTGGCTTCTGCTGAAGAAGCTAAGGACTTTCAGTTGGACCATCTACAAGACGAGATTTCATCGTTGGAAAAGAGTCTTGCAGGCAATCATCTAAGCATGGGATTCTGCCACAATGACTTGCAGTATGGGAACATAATGATTGATGAAGAGATAAAATCGATAACCTTTATT GACTATGAATATGCTGGTTACAACCACATTGCATTTGATATCGCAAATCACTTCTGTGAAATGGTTGCTGACTACCATACAGAAACACCTCATATCATGGACTTCAGCAAGTATCCCG GTCTGGAGGAGCGCAAAAGATTTTTGCGTGCATATCTAAGTAGTTCAG GTGGCTCTCCCAGCGAACAGGAACTTGAGAAATTAGCTCAAGAAGTGGAGAAGTATACTCTTGCCAGTCATCTTTTTTGGGGTCTATGGGGAATAATATCG cATCATGTGAATAAGATAGACTTCAATTACTTGGAGTATGCTAGACAGAGGTTTCAGCCATATTGGTCAAAGAAACCTGAGCTATTGGGATCTTCAGGTCCCAAGAAAG GTTAA
- the LOC138904852 gene encoding uncharacterized protein → MVVMCMKSLGISSKRGGLFREKKKNGRASVSKEVPLTEGSPKSKPDLGYDGHTAAQQTPSQKKNLDDIFCGDEPYYGSSEACSFETDYEADGEEVEQKIVWELGLVFDNIDKFREAVTKYAIQEKKQIEKYVNGPGKVRVKCSKEGCKWLLFASVYENSNNFMVKTYYPINKCGETNKNYICNSKYLAKRFRDRIIEHPNIRIFKFQETIKKELGIHVGMTTARRARAKVLTEIMGDHIAKFKRIYDYRDEVLRTNPDSTCVVKVGERDADGKLVFLSFYVYFDALKKVFLSGCRRCVGLDGCFLKGICKGQLLVVVCKYGNNQMLPIPWVVVEYENITTWSWFVKCVQHDLQLGDSTNLTLISDIQKVISIP, encoded by the exons ATGGTAGTGATGTGCATGAAGAGTTTAGGGATTTCAAGCAAGAGAGGAGGTCTTttcagagaaaaaaaaaagaatgggAGAGCATCTGTCAGTAAAGAAGTCCCTTTAACTGAAGGAAGTCCTAAATCAAAACCTGATTTAGGATATGATGGGCATACTGCTGCCCAACAAACTCCAAGCCAAAAAAAGAACTTAGATGATATTTTTTGTGGTGATGAACCTTACTATGGAAGCTCTGAAGCATGCAGTTTTGAAACAGATTATGAGGCAGATGGGGAAGAAGTTGAACAAAAG ATTGTCTGGGAATTGGGACTTGTGTTTGATAATATTGATAAGTTTAGAGAAGCAGTGACAAAATATGCAATTCAAGAGAAGAAACAGATTGAAAAGTATGTGAATGGACCTGGAAAAGTTAGAGTGAAGTGTAGCAAAGAAGGCTGTAAGTGGTTATTGTTTGCAAGTGTTTATGAAAATAGTAATAACTTTATGGTTAAAACATACTACCCAATTAATAAGTGTGGAGAAACTAATAAAAACTATATCTGCAACTCCAAATATTTGGCCAAGCGATTTAGGGACAGAATCATTGAACATCCAAATATAAGGATTTTTAAGTTTCAAGAGACTATAAAGAAAGAATTGGGTATTCATGTTGGCATGACAACTGCTAGGAGAGCTAGGGCCAAGGTGTTGACAGAAATAATGGGTGATCACATTGCTAAATTTAAGAGAATTTATGATTATAGGGATGAAGTACTAAGAACCAATCCAGATAGCACTTGTGTGGTTAAAGTTGGAGAGAGAGATGCAGATGGTAAGCTTGTGTTTCTGTCATTTTATGTCTATTTTGATGCTTTGAAAAAAGTATTTCTGTCTGGTTGTAGAAGGTGTGTTGGCTTGGATGGTTGTTTTCTAAAGGGGATATGTAAAGGACAATTATTAGTGGTTGTGTGTAAATATGGCAATAATCAAATGTTGCCCATTCCCTGGGTTGTTGTGGAGTATGAAAATATAACTACATGGTCATGGTTTGTGAAGTGTGTGCAACATGATCTTCAGCTAGGAGATAGCACAAATCTGACACTAATTTCTGATATACAAAAGGTCATTTCTATTCCATAA